One window of Elaeis guineensis isolate ETL-2024a chromosome 11, EG11, whole genome shotgun sequence genomic DNA carries:
- the LOC105053549 gene encoding thylakoid lumenal 29 kDa protein, chloroplastic isoform X2 yields the protein MIGRSGSFTRMANAADLIQRRQRSEFQSNIKDTLSAAVKGYPDLVPSILTLALNDAMTYDKATKSGGPNGSISLSPEISRPENSGLSAALNLLVEAKRDIDSYSKGGPISFADLIQFAAQAAVKKTFLDSAIRKCGGNEEKGRLLYTAYGSNGQWGLFDKQFGRNDAQDPDPEGRIPRWDKASVQEMKDKFSAIGFGPRQLAVMSAFLGPDQLATESLLASDPEVLPWVEKYQRSRETVSQTDYEVDLITTLTKLSSLGQQINYEAYTYPVKKIELSKLKL from the exons ATGATAGGCAGGTCAGGGTCATTCACAAGAATGGCCAATGCCGCCGATTTGATTCAACGTAGACAACGCTCAGAATTTCAGT CAAATATCAAAGATACTCTTTCTGCAGCTGTCAAG GGATACCCAGATCTCGTACCATCTATACTGACCCTCGCATTAAATGATGCCATGACATATGACAAG GCTACAAAATCTGGGGGTCCAAATGGATCAATCAGTTTAAG TCCGGAAATCAGCAGACCTGAAAATAGTGGGCTTTCTGCTGCTTTGAATCTCCTAGTGGAAGCAAAAAGGGACATAGATTCTTACTCCAAGGGAGGGCCTATTTCATTTGCAGACCTCATCCAGTTTGCAG CACAAGCAGCTGTAAAGAAAACCTTTCTTGATTCTGCAATCCGCAAATGTGGTGGGAACGAAGAGAAGGGGAGATTATTATATACAGCATATGGTTCAAATGGACAG TGGGGCTTGTTTGACAAACAATTTGGGCGAAATGATGCTCAAGATCCTGATCCAGAAGGAAGGATTCCTCGGTGGGATAAGGCTTCTGTCCAGGAAATGAAAGACAAATTCTCTGCTATTGGATTTGGTCCTCGCCAG CTTGCTGTTATGTCTGCATTTCTGGGTCCTGATCAATTGGCTACAGAGAGCCTTTTGGCATCAGATCCAGAAGTTCTTCCATGGGTTGAAAAGTATCAGCGTAGCCGAGAGACTGTGTCACAAACTGATTATGAG GTTGACCTAATAACAACCCTCACAAAACTGAGCTCCCTTGGCCAACAAATAAACTATGAGGCATATACATACCCAGTGAAAAAGATTGAACTAAGTAAATTGAAACTGTAA